Proteins from a genomic interval of Deltaproteobacteria bacterium RBG_16_64_85:
- a CDS encoding cell division protein FtsW — protein MNIGKRHENLILFFCTLILAVLGAVMVFSATSVTAVASARFGNDTAYFFKRQVLFLVLGASLAVLLTRIDYDFYRRRLWLILAATFVLLLLVFVPGVRHTANGASRWINLRAFTFQPSELAKFVLIAFAAYAIDRKGENPKEGLKVFLPVLSVMGVFVALILKEPDFGMAVVIVVSFMALLFIAGFPWKLLAGLLGAGAAGVAFLIATKPYRMARLQAFIDPFSQAQTAGYQVVQSLIAFSNGGLLGTGIGSGRQKLFYLPEMHTDYIFSVIGEELGFAGVVAVGACFLTMVWVGFRIARRARDLFGRYLAIGLSSVIGIQALMNMMVGLKMLPPKGMVLPFLSYGGSSLILHLAAMGVLINISMKGAEAFVDNSDHRGRGNRRARFSGDRAC, from the coding sequence ATGAATATCGGCAAGCGGCACGAGAACCTGATCCTGTTCTTCTGCACCCTGATCCTGGCGGTCCTCGGGGCCGTGATGGTGTTCAGCGCGACCTCCGTGACCGCCGTCGCCTCCGCGCGCTTCGGGAACGACACGGCGTACTTCTTCAAGCGGCAGGTCCTTTTCCTCGTTTTGGGCGCATCCCTGGCGGTCTTGCTGACGAGGATCGACTACGACTTCTACCGCCGGCGCCTCTGGCTCATCCTCGCCGCAACCTTCGTGCTCCTTCTCCTGGTCTTCGTCCCCGGCGTCCGGCACACGGCGAACGGCGCATCCCGCTGGATCAACCTCCGCGCATTCACGTTCCAGCCGTCGGAACTCGCCAAATTCGTGCTCATCGCTTTCGCGGCTTACGCCATCGACCGGAAGGGGGAAAACCCCAAAGAGGGCCTCAAGGTCTTCCTGCCGGTGCTTTCGGTGATGGGAGTTTTCGTCGCCTTGATCCTCAAGGAGCCCGATTTCGGGATGGCGGTGGTCATCGTGGTCTCCTTCATGGCGCTCCTGTTCATCGCCGGATTCCCCTGGAAACTGCTGGCGGGGCTCCTTGGCGCGGGAGCGGCGGGGGTCGCTTTCCTGATCGCGACGAAGCCGTACCGCATGGCGCGGCTGCAGGCGTTCATCGATCCCTTCTCCCAGGCCCAGACGGCCGGCTACCAGGTGGTGCAGTCGCTGATCGCCTTTTCCAACGGAGGGCTCCTGGGGACGGGAATCGGTTCGGGGAGGCAGAAGCTGTTTTACCTTCCGGAGATGCACACGGATTACATCTTCTCCGTCATCGGGGAGGAACTGGGGTTCGCCGGAGTCGTGGCCGTGGGGGCCTGTTTCCTGACGATGGTGTGGGTGGGGTTCCGGATCGCGCGCCGCGCCCGCGACCTGTTCGGGAGATACCTGGCGATCGGCCTGTCGTCGGTGATCGGCATCCAGGCGCTGATGAACATGATGGTGGGGTTGAAGATGCTCCCCCCCAAGGGGATGGTGCTTCCGTTCTTAAGCTACGGTGGAAGCTCCCTGATTCTCCACCTGGCGGCGATGGGGGTGCTGATCAACATCTCGATGAAAGGGGCGGAAGCCTTTGTCGATAACTCTGATCATCGCGGGCGGGGGAACCGGCGGGCACGTTTTTCCGGGGATCGCGCTTGCTGA
- a CDS encoding UDP-N-acetylmuramate--L-alanine ligase: protein MYRKDLRIHFVGIGGIGMSGIAELLLNLGYRVSGSDLRKSDITDRLSQLGAEIQEGHAAKNVPEDGHVVVFSSAVKVDNPEVVEAHRRKIPVIPRAEMLAELMRMKYGIAIAGTHGKTTTTSMVATILAAAGWDPTAVVGGRLNSLGSNAKLGQGEFLVAEADESDGSFLKLSPTVAVVTNIDPEHLDFYSGIGQIKETFLHFINKVPFYGFAVLCLDHPNVQELIPSVAKTFVTYGFSVHADYRADGVVSEGMSNRFRVIRCGETLGEVTLKAPGRHNVSNALAAAAVAAELGISFERIRAGLADYDGVARRFQVKGERNGVTVVDDYGHHPVEIRATLAAAREVWPSRRIVVGFQPHRYSRTQSLFRDFLSAFNDADLLFVFDVYPAGEEPIPGASGERLCEAIREHGHKAAIYAGKAGDALSTVAAGLCAGDIFLTMGAGDVWKLGEGVLSG, encoded by the coding sequence ATGTATAGGAAGGACCTCCGCATCCATTTCGTCGGCATCGGCGGGATCGGAATGAGCGGCATCGCGGAGCTCCTTCTCAACCTGGGATACCGGGTGAGCGGCTCGGACCTGCGCAAGTCCGACATCACCGACCGGCTGTCGCAGCTGGGCGCGGAGATCCAGGAGGGACACGCCGCGAAGAACGTTCCGGAAGACGGCCACGTCGTCGTGTTCTCCTCGGCCGTCAAGGTGGACAATCCGGAAGTGGTGGAGGCACACCGGCGGAAGATCCCCGTTATCCCCCGCGCGGAGATGCTGGCCGAGCTGATGAGGATGAAATACGGGATCGCGATCGCGGGAACGCACGGCAAGACGACCACCACGTCGATGGTGGCCACCATCCTGGCAGCGGCCGGCTGGGACCCGACCGCCGTGGTCGGCGGGAGGCTGAACAGTCTTGGATCCAACGCCAAGCTCGGTCAGGGGGAGTTCCTGGTGGCCGAGGCCGACGAGAGCGACGGGTCGTTTCTCAAGCTGTCGCCCACGGTGGCGGTCGTGACGAACATCGACCCCGAGCACCTCGATTTCTATTCCGGGATCGGCCAGATCAAGGAGACCTTCCTCCACTTCATCAACAAGGTCCCCTTCTACGGCTTTGCCGTGCTGTGTCTCGACCACCCGAACGTGCAGGAGCTGATCCCGTCGGTGGCGAAGACATTCGTCACCTACGGATTCTCGGTCCACGCGGATTATCGCGCCGATGGGGTCGTATCGGAAGGGATGAGCAACCGATTCCGCGTGATCCGATGCGGGGAGACGCTCGGGGAGGTGACGCTCAAGGCCCCCGGCCGGCACAACGTGAGCAACGCCCTCGCGGCGGCGGCGGTGGCGGCGGAGCTCGGGATCTCCTTCGAGCGAATCCGCGCCGGGCTCGCCGATTACGACGGTGTTGCCCGGAGGTTCCAGGTGAAGGGGGAGCGGAACGGCGTGACGGTCGTCGACGATTACGGCCACCACCCTGTCGAGATCCGGGCCACGCTGGCGGCGGCCCGGGAGGTGTGGCCGTCGAGAAGAATCGTCGTCGGGTTCCAGCCGCACCGGTACTCGCGCACGCAATCCCTGTTCCGAGATTTTCTCTCCGCGTTCAACGACGCGGATCTGCTCTTCGTTTTCGATGTCTATCCCGCCGGGGAAGAGCCGATCCCCGGGGCTTCCGGGGAGCGTCTCTGCGAGGCGATCCGCGAGCACGGGCACAAGGCGGCGATCTATGCGGGCAAGGCCGGGGACGCCCTTTCCACGGTCGCAGCGGGGCTTTGCGCGGGCGATATATTCCTAACGATGGGGGCAGGCGATGTCTGGAAACTGGGAGAAGGCGTTTTATCCGGCTGA
- a CDS encoding UDP-N-acetylenolpyruvoylglucosamine reductase → MAGRTGKVEEVYGAKLRDFTTIGIGGAAERMIFPRSLQEVQEILKMEREEGREVRFLGAGSNLLVYDGGVRGTVLCLKKNMGKMLFSAGGSVVAEGGTMLPRFAVLCALSGLSGSEELAGIPGTVGGAMSMNAGAYGRFIGEIAEWVEIVDAEGRLHRLVAHNIGFAYREAALPVRGVIARVGFRLAPGVPDEVFARMKTLNEKRRATQPWGERTFGSTFRNPPNEKAGRLLEQAGMKGAREGDALFSEKHANFLINTGRATSAEALRLIVRGREQVRVMAGIDLALEVKLWGDFDA, encoded by the coding sequence ATGGCTGGAAGGACGGGGAAGGTGGAAGAGGTGTATGGGGCCAAGCTCCGCGATTTCACCACGATCGGAATCGGCGGCGCGGCCGAGCGGATGATCTTCCCCCGCTCCCTCCAGGAGGTCCAGGAGATTCTCAAGATGGAGCGGGAGGAAGGGCGCGAGGTGCGCTTTCTCGGTGCGGGCAGCAACCTCCTCGTCTACGACGGCGGGGTGCGGGGGACGGTGCTTTGCCTCAAAAAGAACATGGGGAAGATGCTCTTTTCCGCCGGAGGCTCGGTCGTCGCGGAAGGCGGGACGATGCTCCCTCGCTTCGCGGTGCTGTGTGCCCTGTCCGGCCTATCCGGCTCCGAGGAGCTGGCCGGGATCCCGGGAACGGTGGGAGGCGCGATGTCGATGAACGCGGGGGCATACGGCCGGTTCATCGGAGAAATCGCCGAGTGGGTGGAAATCGTGGACGCCGAAGGGAGACTGCACCGGCTCGTTGCGCACAACATCGGGTTTGCGTACCGCGAGGCAGCGCTCCCCGTGCGGGGGGTAATCGCCCGGGTGGGCTTCCGACTGGCCCCCGGCGTTCCGGACGAGGTGTTCGCCCGGATGAAAACGCTGAACGAGAAGCGCCGCGCGACCCAGCCCTGGGGGGAGCGGACCTTCGGCTCTACCTTCCGCAATCCGCCGAACGAGAAAGCGGGCCGGCTGCTGGAGCAGGCAGGGATGAAGGGCGCGCGGGAGGGCGATGCCCTTTTCTCGGAGAAGCACGCCAATTTCCTGATCAACACGGGGCGGGCAACCTCCGCCGAAGCGCTCCGGCTCATCGTGCGAGGCCGAGAGCAGGTGCGGGTGATGGCGGGGATCGACCTCGCACTCGAAGTCAAGCTGTGGGGCGACTTCGATGCCTGA